TACTGGATCTTGCCCGCGTTGCTCTCGTCGAGCCACATGTGGCAGGCGTCCATAAGGACCGAGTAGCCCTGACCGCATGCCACGAAGCCGGCTGAGTCCGAGTGCGGCATGATGTTGTGATTGGCGATATACGGAAAAACCTCGCTGCCCTCGTACGGCTCGCCGTCCTCGTCGCGGAGGAAGAAGTGACGCTGGTCGAGGGGCGCACCGTAGAGGTCGGGCAACGCGAGCACGGTGTGCCCCAGCTCGTGCATGACGCCCGACTCGAGCGCGAGCGGATGCTCGATCTTGTCGTGCGGCCAACTGCCGCGCCAGTACTTCTGGTTGAAGCGGTCCTCGAGCTTGCGATCGGCGTACGGCCCCCAGCGGTCGCCGGCGAGGAAGTCGCCGCGCCAGATGTTGGAGTCAAGCCGCACCGAGTACTTGACCCCGTACGGCGACGTCACGGGGAACACGGCCTCGCGCAGCATGCAGTTGAGACGCGCGATGTGGGCCTGGTTCGAGTCGTAGACGCTGAACGAACCGACGAGTGTCATGATCCGGTCGTCGTGGAACCTGTTCACCTCGTCCGGCTCGTGTCCCCAGAGCACGGGGCGCGCGGTGTTGAGATCGGACACGGCGTTATTGGCCTCGCAGATCTCGCTGATCCGGTCGCGCGGATCAACGGTCACCCGCACCCACACCGGCTCGGCGGGCCACGTCCAGTCGAACGTGACGACGGCTTTCTCCTTCGGCGCAAGCGCACCCAGCACCTTCGTCTGGGTGAGAAGCGGTCGCTGCTCGTTCCGGTCGAGCTCGTAGTTGCCGTTGCGTTCGGGCAGCAACTCGAGTGTCACCACCGCTCCTTCGGGCGCCGCCTCGTAGCCCATGTTGAAGATGTGGGCCACCGACTGCACCGCGTCGCCCGCGACCGGCTCATTCTTGCGCGCCGCCCAGTCGTAGCGAGGCAGCCGCTCGACCCAAGCGAGGTCCAGGTCCGGTTGCTCAACGGGGATCACGTCAAGCCGGTAGGTAGCCTTCAGGCCACGGAACTCGGCCGTCAGCGTACAGCGCCCCACCGCGTGCCCGGTCACAAGGCCGTTCTCATCCACGGTGGCGACGGCCGGATCGGACGTCGTCCACGTGATGAGCGGCTTCGCATCGAAGTGGCCCCAGTTGTGGTAGCCTGCGACGAAATCGGTCATGTCCTCGAACACACCGCTGAGGCAACCTTCGAGCCCGAACTGCTTCGGGTGCCCGGCCACGACCCGCCGGTCGGACGGCACGCGCAGCGGCTCCGGATCGATGCGGATCTGGTCGTACGGCGCCGTGCGGAAATAGTCGCGGTAGACGAGCTCGATCTGCTCGCCGGAGATCTCATCCGAGAACGTGTTGCGCACGATGAGCTCATCAATGGTCGCGTCGGTCGTCTCATCGCCCAGAACCAAGCGCGCGTCGGCCATCGCGGCGAAATCGGGGAATGCGTTGTCGGCCGCGCACGGCCCCGCGGCGATCTTGCGGTCGATCCAGATCGGCAGCCCGAGCGGCTTGTCGCGGAAGTCCATCCACACCACGGCGACTTGGTGCCACTCGCCCGCCTTCCAGCCCGAGACGTCCGCGCGGGCCGCACTCACTTTCTTCGGCGAGGCCACGACAAACCGGAGCAGACCCTGGTCCGATTTCTCGACGAGGATGCCGTTCGTCTCCGGATCGCCGATGCGCAGGATGCGGTGCGTCTTACCGTCGTTGCCGTCCCAGTTCGGCTTGATCCAGAA
Above is a genomic segment from Verrucomicrobiota bacterium containing:
- a CDS encoding Ig-like domain-containing protein, producing MILRLVLAACAAAQFVAANAMASGPAAAHEAVAWFTDAVIAESVRMDAPKDAPATAKGTVGAGVVLTKAVAFDCPVLSQQRGIITFWIKPNWDGNDGKTHRILRIGDPETNGILVEKSDQGLLRFVVASPKKVSAARADVSGWKAGEWHQVAVVWMDFRDKPLGLPIWIDRKIAAGPCAADNAFPDFAAMADARLVLGDETTDATIDELIVRNTFSDEISGEQIELVYRDYFRTAPYDQIRIDPEPLRVPSDRRVVAGHPKQFGLEGCLSGVFEDMTDFVAGYHNWGHFDAKPLITWTTSDPAVATVDENGLVTGHAVGRCTLTAEFRGLKATYRLDVIPVEQPDLDLAWVERLPRYDWAARKNEPVAGDAVQSVAHIFNMGYEAAPEGAVVTLELLPERNGNYELDRNEQRPLLTQTKVLGALAPKEKAVVTFDWTWPAEPVWVRVTVDPRDRISEICEANNAVSDLNTARPVLWGHEPDEVNRFHDDRIMTLVGSFSVYDSNQAHIARLNCMLREAVFPVTSPYGVKYSVRLDSNIWRGDFLAGDRWGPYADRKLEDRFNQKYWRGSWPHDKIEHPLALESGVMHELGHTVLALPDLYGAPLDQRHFFLRDEDGEPYEGSEVFPYIANHNIMPHSDSAGFVACGQGYSVLMDACHMWLDESNAGKIQYYADVAERPFWGSQGPLVPQWSNRLYVTDVHDRPLVGASLFIYQNQNPPMGELGLQYFYDLPKFIGRTNDQGRFLFPKQTHWGWDDPDTDQVDGRVDISNPFGRPSYPVAPTPNCFGMDSLLIKVVAGDQVEFHYLTLPEANVAYFENPVEAEYPIRTSLKPAEGERTPLADRGRGRGRGWGRGAERETNLRPVAVVAERALTVKVGEEFTLDGSQSHDPEGKPLVLYEWQRRDGDCEPWRGSGATITAKAGKPGQVRYAFHVNDGVRASEPVEVTITVVAADGSEENAEDVTE